GTAATTTAATAGACTTCCACCGGTGCATTTTAATCGATTATTCTGTTTCAATCTCCAAACGGTGAACAGGCGACGGTTTCCGGAAATTACGTTAAAATACGATTCGATTGAAAGTGAAAAATGTTGCAACTTGTTTCCAAGAATATTACAAGCAGTAAAACAACTTCGATCGCGTTACAACGCGTTCGACGTGAAACGAATCGCGGCGAACGAATATGAACGTCGACAAGTACCCGAGGAGAGTTACTGAAGCGGCTCTTTGCAAATATCACGTATCATTATTAGTGACGCGTCGAAATATATGATCGCTAGATCTGGTGAAAGGGAATCTCTCCTCTCTTTCGCATTTTCCATTCGTTTCGCATGGCGTTTCAGTCTCCTGTAACTTATACCAGGTTTAAGTAAAACATAAAACGTGATAAAGTATCTTCAGAGATACCTGTATTTTCAAAAGCTCACTAGGTACGATTCAACtacatttctattttatatgtatgtataattaCAGATAAGAACtgtaaaacaaaatattcTGTTATTCTTAACTTTTCAACACAGTTTCTATTATATGTATCTACAGAATAAGTTACCCGAATGTTAAGCACGACTTTACAAAAATTCCCTTTTTTTCCGTAGGAATAATTTCTCCGGCTTCTTCCGACGGATTTCACGCCGTTTCTTCGTCGTCGCCGGGACGGAACTGGGAAATCGTGAAAAACATGAATGAAAAGTAGCACGCAGACAAAAGAGAAAGGGCAAAAAACGATTCTGGTTTCACGCTAGAGCTTTATATTCATCGCGCGAAAGCTTTTCATTATTTCGAAGCTGGATCGCGAGAACCGCGGGAAACATCGGGGCGGGGGACCCGTTCGCAGATTTTGTTCCATTTTTCTCTGCTCGGTGCTCCAACACGGAACGAGCCACTGGAAGATCAACCGGAGCGATAAAGAGGTTAAAATAGCGGCGCGTCGAACCGAGAAACTAGCCCAGCAATTTAGAGGGAGGAAATAATGTGCAACGAGTCGAATGAAATCGTTAATTAAGAGCTTCGCGCTTTATGACTCCATGCGATCTTTGCCGCGGCGAACCGTGTAATACGCCCTACCGTTTCGATTGCTTTTGTTATTCAACAGTATACCTATACGCCAGATGAAAAATCTGCATTTGATTCTATTTAGGCGATTATGCTTTAATCGATAATCGACTAAGAGCTAGATGGGAGCGTAAAATCAACCTACACGGTGATTTGATATAATTTCAAGATGATAGAGTGTGATTGCCTTCGTGTTGAGTATGTAAAACGCGTTCATTGTCTCCTCTTTGGAGGCCTCGATATGGGAGATATGGAACAGAAAGGGATCCGAAAATACCTCGTAAAAtggtgaaatttaattttaaaaaatattaaaattttccaggGACCTACGGTTCAACAACATAGCCGAACTACGTCCAGGCTCGTTTTACAATCTCCCAGAATTACACACTCTGTTGCTTAACGACAATCGCATCAGACATCTGCCTCCCAGGATCTTCGAGGGTGCACCCAAGCTGAGGATCCTCTACCTGTACAAGAATCGTCTTGAAAGAATCTCACCAGGTGCATTCGCTGGTCTGCCGAAATTAGAACAACTATACTTGCACTACAACCACCTAAGAGAGATCAAGAAAGGAACGTTCAATGATCTGCCCTCGTTGGAGAGGCTGTTTCTGCACAGCAACATGCTGCATCATATTCCCGCCGACGCGTTTCATAACGTGGGACCCATGACGCGGCTCCGTCTCGACAGCAATGCTCTCGTTTGCGATTGTAACTTGGTTTGGCTGTTGCACAGACTTCAGAGCAAATCCTCGGAGATGGCAGCCATTTGCCAGGCACCCGTTGAGATGAAGGGACGCTCCCTGACCACCATGTCCCCCGATGACTTTCATTGCAGTTGAGTAATTCGTGGAAACGATAGGGAATGttcattatataaaataactGCGTCTCTCTACTGTGAACGCTGCTTTATGGCTCTCCGGAGACACATtagttttaataatattaatggaGAAACTTTGTTCTGtgacaaaagaaaatattgcaATGGCACGGagtttttagaaaaaattcatTAGTTACAGGGTAGACCTCTGACAATGAGGGTAATCCTTGCATAGTTAGTTTTTGTATAGATATatattctgaattttcattgaaTCCTTATCTTTTAGCCAAACCACGCATCATGAACGGTCCTGAGGACGTGGAAGTTAGAGTAGGCGGCACCATCAGCTTCGCCTGCGAGGTGATAGGCGACCCAGCTCCAGAAATCAAGTGGATGCGAGATTCGAACGAGGTATCACCCGACGGAAATCGCTATGTGATCCAGGGAGATGGAACGTTGATAATCTCAGATGCGACCGAGCGAGACACCGGCGAATACGAATGCGTGGCTAGAAGCGAAATGGGCTCTACGAAATCGAGAAAAGCTAGAGCTATCATAACGGTATCACCGTCGTTAAGATTCACCCAGTTACCCGAATCTCAAACTGTTCAAGTTGGAACAGACGTCTACTTCAAGTGCAGAGTCGAGGGACAGCCCACGCCAGAAATTCAATGGTGGCGAAATGGTCAGACGTTGAATGTAGGTGGTCGTATCTCTATTGAAGACGACGGTAATTTGTTGAGAATCATTGCCGTGAAGGAGTCTGACTCGGCTAGATACGTTTGTCAAGCGAGGAACTCTAATGGTGAGGCTGAAACTAGCGCGGATTTGAGAGTGGTTGATACCTCTTACAGTCCACCTAGGATGACATACGAGCCTCACGACATGGAGGCGGAACCCGGTGCCATTATCGAGGTGCCCTGTAGGGTTGAAGGTGTTCCGAAACCAGTAATACAATGGAAGAAGGATGGAACAGCCGTGGAAGGGGAGAGAGTACGAATATCCCGTGGGGGAAGCTTGTACCTTTATAATGTTACTGCCGCGGACACTGGCAGGTGAATTAATTTCCTGTCTCGGATAGAAATTGATTGCCTCGTAATGACACAACTCTAATTATAATTCGCACGTTCAAGGATCGCTAAATGCAAAGTGTATTTCTTTATTTGTCTTCGGATTAATAATATAGCTTTGACATACGTAACAGCTAATTTCAACGTTCAATTTACtgatgatgataataataataattaacaattgtGTTTGTTCACAGATACGAATGCTCGGCAATGAACCAATATGGGCGTGCAACTGCTCAAGCGTTGGTGCGCGTTCGCCAGCCTGAAGCGACAGATGTACTGGTGATAAGAGCGTTCAAGGATGCCACCGAGGAGATTGATCGTGCCATAAATAATACGTTGATAAGTCTCTTCACCGGTGACAGCTCGCGAGTGAATCCATTCAGACTCGCGCGTTTTCCAGATGCCGTTGGTCGCGCCGCGGCTAGGCCAGCGGAAGTTTTTGAGAGAACGCTTGTTAATATAAGGCGCATGATAAACGCTGGTATCACCGCGAATACCACTAATGAATTTCGGTATGAACAAGTCTTGACAGCGGAACAGGTGTGTCTTCTATCCTCCATCCATccaaatgtttattacattttgtaTAAATACATTTTGTAAGATCGTATCGATGTTCTAGGTCAGAGAAATTGAGAGACTATCAGGATGTACTGGACACAGGCACAAGCAGAACTGCACGAACATGTGCTACCATACCAAATACCGTAGCATAGATGGTAGCTGTAATAACTTAAGATACCCCACCTGGGGATCCTCTTACACCGGTTTTCGTAGAGTCCTGCAACCAATTTATGAAAACGGATTTTCATCTCCAGTGGGATGGGAGAAAGGACGTCGTTATTACGGCTACCCAAAACCAGCCGCGCGACTGATCTCTACTACCCTAGTAGCTACCCATAACGTGACCTCCGACGAGAGGATCACCCACATGGTGATGCAATGGGGACAGTTTTTGGATCATGATTTAGATCATTCTCTGCCATCGGTCTCCAGCGAGTCTTGGGATGGTATAGACTGCAAGAAATCTTGCGACAACGCAGCGCCCTGTTTTCCTATGGATGTTCCTCCAGGTGATCCTAGAGTGACCAACAGAAGATGCATCGACTTCATAAGAACCAGCGCAGTCTGTGGTTCTGGTGCAACTAGTCTATTGTGGGGCAGTTTCACTCCACGCGAACAACTGAATCAATTGACCAGTTACTTGGATGCTTCTCAGGTATACGGTTATGACGATGCTCTAGCCAGAGATTTGCGCGACTTCACCACGGATCATGGTTTATTAAGAGAAGGTCCTACTATTCCTGGTCACAAACCGCTTCTCCCATACGCCAACGGTCAGTTCGTTGACTGTAGAAGGAATCCTCTGGAAAGCTCCATCAACTGTTTCGTAGCTGGGGACATTCGAGCCAACGAGCAGGTGGGTCTCCTGGCGATGCACACGATATGGCTACGAGAGCACAACCGTATCGCTCGCAGCCTGCGGGAGATGAACCCTCACTGGAACGGAGAGAAGCTGTACCAGGAAGCTAGGAAGATCGTTGGAGCCGAGATGCAACACGTCACTTATCAGCACTGGATACCTCACGTATTCGACGGAACCGCGGAGGAGCTTCTGGCTCCCTACCGAGGTTACGACCCGAATTTGGACGCCAGTATTTCCAACGTCTTTGCCACTGCGGCTCTGAGGTTCGGTCACACATTGATCCAACCTCGTCTGCAGCGTCTTAACTCGTCTTTCCAGTCTATACCTCAAGGTCCCCTGAAGCTACGAGACGCCTTCTTTTCACCGTGGAGATTAGTCGAAGAGGGTGGCGTTGATCCTCTGATGAGAGGGATGTTCGCCACAGCggctaaattaaaattacccGAGGAGAACTTGAACACAGAATTGACCGAGCAGCTGTTCCATACTGCTCATGCGGTAGCTTTGGACTTAGCTGCTATGAATATTCAACGCGGCAGGGATCATGCGTTGCCAGGATACCTGGAATGGCGACGATTCTGTAACATGTCGCATGTAGAGACCTTCGAAGATCTGGCCGGTGAAATACACAGCGCCAGAGTCAGACAGAAGCTAAGAGAATTGTACGGTCATCCTGGGAACATAGACGTCTGGGTCGGTGGAGTTTTAGAGGATCAACTACCGAACGCCAAAGTGGGTCCTCTTTTCAAGTGTCTTCTGTTGGAACAATTCAGACGCACCAGGAATGGCGACAGGTTCTGGTACGAAAGTCCCACTGTCTTTAAACCTGACCAATTTGCCCAGATAAAACAAACGAGCTTAGCTAGAATTCTATGCGACAACGGAGATAATATCGACAGAATACAACCGAATGTGTTCGTGCTACCAGAAGGTGACAACAAATTCGTAAGTTGCGATGAAATACCGTACGTTGACCTGAGAGTCTGGTCCGATTGTTGCGACGGTTGCGAGGAACAGAGTAACACGATCTCGCGATTCAGACGCAGCGCAGCCAAATACTTGCCAGCACAAAATAACTATGTTTCGAAAGATATAGGTAGGCACGATCAAACTGAAAGGATTAAGTATCTGGAAATAACGATCCAGGAAACTGAGCAGGAATGCAAGAGAGTTAAGGACCTTGCCGAGTCTCTGTCTCATAGAATAGACGATTTAAAGAGCCTCTTAGAGGATGTAAAAAAGTTACAGTAACAGAATACTTCGTTTAATTTGCacatttattaattgtacatacaCCACGGATCGTAAAAGGATCGAGTGGAAGATTGATTCTTTGTTGCCCTCTTTAAAACTCGATTTGCCTATTTAGGTGTCTGTTATTATCTCTAGTCTTGTATGCGATATCTTAGACATCCTACCAAGGAAAGTACATAGTCCCCCATCTTACTCGTTTTAggtttttaccatttttattttttactttgaaCATTCTTTTATCGCAGAAAATGACGCTTCGCTTTCGTAG
This region of Osmia bicornis bicornis chromosome 5, iOsmBic2.1, whole genome shotgun sequence genomic DNA includes:
- the LOC114882781 gene encoding peroxidasin homolog, producing MRLQLIVVSLILVILRVSWAVQLQNGRTECPHKCMCFGSTVRCMFQKLNRVPRVPTNTTVLDLRFNNIAELRPGSFYNLPELHTLLLNDNRIRHLPPRIFEGAPKLRILYLYKNRLERISPGAFAGLPKLEQLYLHYNHLREIKKGTFNDLPSLERLFLHSNMLHHIPADAFHNVGPMTRLRLDSNALVCDCNLVWLLHRLQSKSSEMAAICQAPVEMKGRSLTTMSPDDFHCTKPRIMNGPEDVEVRVGGTISFACEVIGDPAPEIKWMRDSNEVSPDGNRYVIQGDGTLIISDATERDTGEYECVARSEMGSTKSRKARAIITVSPSLRFTQLPESQTVQVGTDVYFKCRVEGQPTPEIQWWRNGQTLNVGGRISIEDDGNLLRIIAVKESDSARYVCQARNSNGEAETSADLRVVDTSYSPPRMTYEPHDMEAEPGAIIEVPCRVEGVPKPVIQWKKDGTAVEGERVRISRGGSLYLYNVTAADTGRYECSAMNQYGRATAQALVRVRQPEATDVLVIRAFKDATEEIDRAINNTLISLFTGDSSRVNPFRLARFPDAVGRAAARPAEVFERTLVNIRRMINAGITANTTNEFRYEQVLTAEQVREIERLSGCTGHRHKQNCTNMCYHTKYRSIDGSCNNLRYPTWGSSYTGFRRVLQPIYENGFSSPVGWEKGRRYYGYPKPAARLISTTLVATHNVTSDERITHMVMQWGQFLDHDLDHSLPSVSSESWDGIDCKKSCDNAAPCFPMDVPPGDPRVTNRRCIDFIRTSAVCGSGATSLLWGSFTPREQLNQLTSYLDASQVYGYDDALARDLRDFTTDHGLLREGPTIPGHKPLLPYANGQFVDCRRNPLESSINCFVAGDIRANEQVGLLAMHTIWLREHNRIARSLREMNPHWNGEKLYQEARKIVGAEMQHVTYQHWIPHVFDGTAEELLAPYRGYDPNLDASISNVFATAALRFGHTLIQPRLQRLNSSFQSIPQGPLKLRDAFFSPWRLVEEGGVDPLMRGMFATAAKLKLPEENLNTELTEQLFHTAHAVALDLAAMNIQRGRDHALPGYLEWRRFCNMSHVETFEDLAGEIHSARVRQKLRELYGHPGNIDVWVGGVLEDQLPNAKVGPLFKCLLLEQFRRTRNGDRFWYESPTVFKPDQFAQIKQTSLARILCDNGDNIDRIQPNVFVLPEGDNKFVSCDEIPYVDLRVWSDCCDGCEEQSNTISRFRRSAAKYLPAQNNYVSKDIGRHDQTERIKYLEITIQETEQECKRVKDLAESLSHRIDDLKSLLEDVKKLQ